TGCTTCTGGTGCTCGCGGCGAGCATCATGGCCGGCGCCGATGTCGAGCCTGTGCATGCGCAGTCGCTGCCAGCAAACATCCCGACCCCGGCCCAAGCACAGGATCTGGTGCAGAACCGCCCCGAATTGGTGGCGCAACTGCGGCAACGGATCCAAGCCTCCGGTCTTTCCGCCGACCAACTCCGAGCGCGCCTGCGCGCTGCGGGGTACCCCGAGTCGTTGCTGGAACAGGTCATGGGTGGAGCGACACCCGGCGCCAGCTCGCCTCCATCCGATTCGCTGATCAACGCGGTGCGCGCACTCGGCATCGTCGACTCGACCGATGCGGCCGCCCTTCGTAGAATTCTCCTCGGCGGCACCCGTACCGGCGCCGCTGTAGCGGCGGGCACCGTTGCCCCGATCCCGTCGAGCAGCGAACGCCCCAATGGTGATGCCGCGCGACTCGGCACCAGCTACGCGCCCGACGGCACCACACTCTTCGGCTACGCGCTCTTCTCGCAGCCAACGACGGTGTTCGACGCGAACGCCGGCGGGCCGGTGGACGCCTCCTACAAGCTCGGCGCCGGCGATCAACTGGTGCTCATCCTGAGCGGCGATGTCGAAGCCGCGTATACGCTGGATGTCACCCGCGAAGGCTTCATCGTGATCCCCGTCGTCGGCACGGTGCCGGTGGCCAATCTCACGCTCGGTGATCTCGATGTCTTGCTGCGCTCGCGGCTGCAGCGCGTGTACTCGGGCATCGGCAGCAGCACGCGCTTCTCGGTCAGTGTGGCGCGGTTACGCAGCAACCAGGTGTTCGTGGTGGGCGACGTGCAGCAGCCGGGTAGCTATCGCATTTCCAGCGCTGGCACCGCGCTCACGGCGCTGTATGCGGCCGGCGGCCCGAGTGAACGCGGATCACTGCGGCAGGTGGAGATTCGTCGCCGCGGCAAACCGTCACAGCGTTTCGATGTGTACGAGTATCTGCTGCGCGGTGACGCCAGCGGTGACGTCCGTCTCGAGAACGGCGATGTGCTGTTCGTACCCACGCACGGCGCGCGCGTCCGCGTGAGCGGTGGCGTGCTGCGGCCGGCCACCTACGAACTGCGCGCGAACGAATCGCTCGACGACCTGGTGGCGACCGCCGGCGGCTTCACCGACGACGCCTCGCGCCGTCGCATTCGCATCCAACGTATCGTGCCTCCCACGCAACGCACGGCCGAGGGTAGCGATCGCATCGTGCTCGATGTGAGCCTGCCGGACGCCGCCAAGGGCGCGAGCGCCGTGCGCATTCCGATCGAGGCCGGCGATGTGGTGGAAGTGCCGCGCGTCTCGAACCGTGTGCGGGGTCGTATCACCATTACTGGCAACGTGTGGCAGCCCGGCTCACAAGGCATCGACAAGGCCAGCACGCTGAATGACGCCATCCGCCAAGCGGGTGGTCTCAAGTCCGACACCTATCTCGGTCGCGTCATCATCTCGCGACTGCGCGCCGATTCGACGCGCGAGCAGATCCGCGCTACGCTGCGTACCGACGGCACCACGACCACGCCGATGTCGCTGCAAGAAGACGACGAAATCTCGGTGTTCTCGCTGACCGAGTTCCGTGCGCCGCGGTACGTCGCCCTCAGTGGCGCCGTGCGCAATCCGGGTCAGTATCCGTATCGCGACGGGATGACGATGCGCGATCTGCTCCTGCAGGCCGGTGGCTTGTTGCCGAGTGCCTCGCTCAAGGACGCCGAGATCGCGCGACTGCCAGAAACGCGCTTGCAGGGGCAACTGGCGATCACCTTCCGCGTGCCACTCGACTCGTCGTACGTCCTCGATTCGCCGGCCGCCGCCACGCCCAATGGCGAAACCCGCCTTGCGCCATACGACAACGTGCTGGTGCTTCGTCAGCCGGACTGGCAGATGCAGTCCACGGTGACGCTCACGGGCGAAGTCCAATTCCCTGGTAGATACGCCCTGACGTCCAAAACCGAGCGCCTGTCCGATGTCATTGCCCGCGCCGGTGGGCTGACCGCTTCGGCCTACTCGGCCGGTGTGGCGTTCTTTCGTGGAGAGAATGCGGTGGGACGGGTCGGTGTGGACCTCCCCAGTGTGCTGCAGAATCCGAAGGATCGCGACAATCTGCTGCTGATCGACGGCGACTCCGTGCATGTGCCGCGATACAACGCACTGGTATTGATATCGGGCGCGGTGAATTCGGCGGTGGCGCTGCCGTACGAGCCCGGCGCGCCGTTGTCGTCGTACATCCGCGCGGCGGGTGGCACGACGCGGAACGCGGACGTCAAGCGCGCGTACGTGGTTCAGGCCAACGGTAAGGTAGAAACCAATCATCGATACTTCGTCGTTATTGCCACGCATCCGAAGCCCCGGCCGGGCAGCCGGATCATCGTGCCGTCCCGTGATCCGTCCGACAAGCGCGATGTGATGCAGTTCCTCGGCACCATGACGCAGGTCATCGGCAGTTTGGTGACACTGGCCGTCGTGCTGAGCCGAACGAACTAGGGGTGGGACACGCCGTCGTCGAACCGTTACGAACCGTCGGTTAAAGGCTTGGGCGTCTCTTCCGATACTCGATGAGGTAGGCCTTAGGGCGTATGACGCAGGACGGCTTGGGCGGGGGGATGCCTGGGCGGGGGCCGTTTTAGCTCCTGGAGAAGTCGCGACGCAGCGACGAAGTTTTCGCCGCAGACCGTACACGTTATGACGTCCAGCTCCGCTTCTCCGACAACGGCTCAATTGCCGCTGGCCGGGTCACCCGCCGAGGGCCGCAAGGCTCCGTGGCTGACGCATAATCAGTTATTCGTGCTCGATGTCGTGATGCTGACGGCCGTCTGGGGTATTGCCTGGTCGCTCCGCTTCGAAGGACTGGAGTGGCTCAGCTCGAGCTGGCGCGAGGCGGCGAGCTATCACCTGATGCTCGCCGTGCCCATGTGGCTTGGGATCATGGCCGCGTTTCGGTTGTATCGACGCGCGTGGGGGATGGCGTCGGTCGAGGAGCTCAAGGCGATGATGGCGGCCGTGTTCGTGGCGGCGATTGCCAACGTCACGCTCGGTGTATTTCTGCTGCCCGTTCTCGGCCTCTCGCCCACGCGATTGCCGCTCTCGGTGATTTCGTCGCATACGATGTGGAGCATCGTCGCCCTTACGCTGCCGCGCTTTCTGGCGCGTGTCTGGATTTCGCACCGCCGTCAGCGTCGTGACCGGACCATTCAGGCGCCTGTCCTCATTCTCGGCGCGGGTCCATCTGGACGGCTCACGGCGCGAGAGATGCTCGAGCATCCGGCGATGGGACTTCGTCCGATCGGCTATCTCGACGACGACGCGACCAAGCACAACATGCAGGTGGGTGGTCTCGCCGTACTTGGCCCGGTGAGCGAACTCGAGGAGCGGATTCGCGCCTACGGTGTGCGTCATGTCATCATCACGATGTCGAGCGCGCCTGGGGCGAAGATCCGCGAGATCGTGCGCGTATGCACCGCCGCTGGCGTCGAGATTCGCACGATGCCGCAGATCGGCGAGATCATCTCCGGACGCATCGGCGTGAATCAGCTGCGACCGGTGGAGATCCAAGACCTGCTTCGGCGCGCGCCCGTGCAAACGGATCTCGGCTCCGTGCGACGTATCGTGGAAGGACAGACGGTGCTCGTGACGGGTGCCGGCGGATCGATCGGCAGCGAGTTGTGCCGGCAGATCGCGCGGAATGCGCCAGCACACCTGTTGCTGCTAGGCCACGGCGAGAACTCGATCTTCGATATTCAGCAGGAGCTGCGCTCGAGCTACCCGTCGGTGCCACTCACTTGCCTCATCACCGATATCCGTGATGAGACGCGGCTCGACGCGATCTTCAGCCAGTTCCGTCCGAATACCGTCTTCCACGCGGCGGCGCACAAGCATGTGCCCCTCATGGAAGACAATCTGGCCGAGGCGATTACCAACAACGTGAAGGGTACCCGCACCTTGATCGACGCGGCCGTGCGTCATGATACGCCGCAGTTCGTGCTTATCTCGAGCGACAAGGCGGTCAATCCCTCCAGCATCATGGGAGCGACCAAGCGGATTGCCGAATTGCTCGTGCAACGCGCCGCGGTATCGACCGGCCGGAACTATGTGAGCGTTCGTTTCGGAAATGTGCTGGGGAGCCGCGGTAGTGTGGTGCCGACGTTCTTGCGGCAAATCCGCGCCGGTGGGCCGATCACGATCACGCACCCGGATATGCAGCGCTATTTCATGACCATCCCCGAAGCGGTGCAGTTGGTGCTGCAGGCGGCGGTGCTGGGTAAGGGCGGCGAAGTGTTCGTGCTCGACATGGGTGAGCCGATCAAGATTGTCGATCTGGCGTCCGACCTGATTCGTCTCTCGGGACTGCGAGTGGGGGATGACGTCGAGATTCACTTCACGGGACTGCGGCCGGGCGAGAAGTTGTTCGAGGAGCTCTCGCGCGACGACGAAAGTCTGCAGCCGACATCGCATCATACCATTCTGTGCTCGCGCCTCGGCATTCCGCCGGCCGGCGTGCATGCCCATGTCGACGCGCTGGTCCAGTCGGCGATGCGCCGTGACGATGACACCGTGCTGCGGCAGCGCATTGCGGAGCTGGTGCCGGAGTACATCGCGCTCGGTACCACGCACCCGGTGGCTCGCGAGCTCACGTTGGTCGCCTGAATGCACAATGCCCCACGACGCAGATGCGTCGTGGGGCATTGATGCAACATGGTGCGCGACGATTAGAACGCGACGATGTCGAGGTACGCCTTCCGGAACGTCTCGACCTGCGGGAGCGTCGCATCTTCGAGCGAAGGCGCGTATCCCACGAAGGCGTCGGCGCTGGCAATCCGCTTCACCGGCGCATCGAGCCACGCAAAGCACTCGTCGGCGATCTTGGCGGCGATTTCCGCGCCGTAGCCCCATGAGAGTGAATCCTCGGTGGCCACGATCACGCGACTGGTCTTCTTGACGCTGTTGAACACCGTTTCCTGATCCCACGGCGAGAGCGTGCGCAGGTCGATGACCTCTACGCTCGGTCCGCCTTCCTCGGCAATCTGGTTGGCGGCCACCAGGGCACGCTGCACCGTGGCGCCGTACGTGACCAGCGTGACGTCGGTGCCTTCGCGCAGCACGTTCGCCTTGCCGAACGGAATCATGAAATTCGGGCCCGGGTAGCGGCCCTTGTTGTACGTCTGGCGGTACAGGTGCTTGTGCTCGAGAAACAGCACGGGGTCTTCGCTGCGGATGGCGGTGCGGAGCAGGCCGTTCGCATCGAGCGCATTGCTGGGGCACACCACGCGCAAGCCGGGGTTGTGCGTGAACAGCGACGCCCCCGTTTGCGAGTGATAGATGCCGCCGCGGATGTAGCCGCCGTACGTGGTACGAATGACCACCGGCGCGCTGAACGCGTTATTCGAGCGCCAGCGCATGGTGGCGAGTTCGTCGCGGATCTGCATGAACGCCGGCCAGATGTAGTCGAAGAACTGGATTTCGACGACCGGCTTGTAGCCGCGATGCGCCAGACCGATGGCGCGACCGATGATATTCGCTTCGGCCAGCGGCGAGTTGTACACGCGACCACCACCGAACTTGGTCTGCAGGCCGTGCGTCACCTTGAACACGCCGCCCTTGCCCTTGACCTTGCCCAGGTGCTGCTCTCGCGACACGTCGGCCACATCTTCGCCGAACACCAAGATGCGTTCGTCGCGCGCCATTTCGTCGCGCATGCAGGCGTTGAGCAAGTCCACCATGGTGGTCGGCTCGCCCGTGAACTGCGGATCGTCTTCGGTATCGAACTGTTCGGCCGTGGGGTCGACATCCGGCGAGTACACGCCGAAGGTGACCGTGTCGGCGCCGGGCTGCGGCTGCTCGAGCGCGTCGTCGGTGGCCGCGAGAATCTCGGCGTCGACGGTATCGCGCATCGCCTTCAGTTCTTCTTCGGTGGCGAGTCCTTCGGCCAGCAGGAACAGCGGGAACGTGGTGAGCGGATCACGCGCGGCGTCGGCATCACGCTCGTCCTGCGGACGATAGAACACCTCGTCGTCGGAGAGCGAGTGCGAGTACGGGCGGATCACCTTGGCGTGCACAAACGCCGGTCCCTTGCGTTCGCGCGCATACGTCACGGCGCGCTCGAGCGCGGCGTACGACGCGAGGAAATCGCAGCCGTCGACTTCTTCGATGTACATGTTCGGGAACGACGCCACGAGCTTCGAGATCGAGCCGCCGGCGGTGTTCACTTCCACCGGCACCGAGATGGCGTAGCCGTTGTCTTCCACCAGATACACCACGGGCAGCTTGAGATTGCACGCGGTGTTGAGCGACTCCCAGAACTCGCCTTCGCTGGTGGTGCCGTCACCGGTGGTCACGAGCGTCACGTCATCGCCGGGGAACCCGTCGGTGAGCTGGCCCTGCGAGGCGCGCAGCGTGGACTCGGCGTTGCCGACCGCCTGCAGGAACTGCGTACCGGTTGGCGACGACACGGACACGATGTTGAGATCCTTCTGCCCCCAATGGCTCGGCATCTGCCGCCCACCCGAGTTCGGATCGATCGCGGCGCCGACGGCGCTATACAACATTTCGGCGGGCGTCATGCCGAGCTGCAGACAGAGCGCCCGATCACGGTAGTACAGATAGAACCAGTCGTACGACGGACGCAGCACCATGCCCGCCGCGGTGAGCACGGCCTCATGACCAGCGCCGGAGATCTGGAAGAAGATCTTGTTCTGGCGCTTCAGCTGAATCTCTTTGTCGTCCAACCGGCGCGACGTGTACATCACGCGGTAGGCGTTCACCATCTGCTCACGCGTGAGCGCGGGCTCGGCGGCGGCTCCCTTGCGGGGGCGGCTCGGGCGGGTCGAAGTGGCCATCGAAGTGATCTGAAGGGCTGGGGACAGACAACCCCTAAACTTAGCGCCGGTCGCGAGCGGAAGGGGCTTTCTGCGGCCGGGATCATGCAGTGCTTGCCGTGCGTACAATTCGGGGACAGCTTGGCAGGACGGTCCTTCCTCTCTGGTGAAATCTTATGCACGCACCCACTGCTCCTATGACGCCGTCCAGCGGCCACTGCATTTTCTGCGACCTGATTCGGGGCGCGGCCGAAGTGTCGATCTGTTACGAAGATTCGGTGGCGATCGCCTTCCTTGATATTCAACCGGTCAACCCCGGGCACGTGCTGGTCGTCCCTCGTGAGCACTACGAAGTGCTGCAGGATATCCCGAAGGATGTCGGCGCCCATCTGTATCAGGTCGCGGCCAAGCTGATCCCGCGTGTGCAGACGGCGTCGGGGGCGACGGACATGAACATCGTCGTGAACTCGGGTGCCGCCGCCGGTCAGAACGTGATGCACTACCACATCCACCTGATCCCGCGTCGCGAAGGCGATGGGTTCGATGTGCCGCTGCCGTTCCCTGGCTCGCAGATGCCGAACCGGCAGCAACTCGACGGCATGGCCGCCCGAATCGGGAGCATGCTTCGTGACCCACTCACGAACAGCGGCATGAAGCGCTAGGCGGGAAATGCTGTAACGGTCCTGCTCTTGTCTTGACGGGAGCAGGAACGTGATCGTATAGTCGCGGTGTCAAACGGATCGTAGCAGCGATCGCTTCAGCTTTGGTGTGCGTGTCCACCCGGTTTTCCAGGAGGATGATGCGTTCCACTCGCGGTAGTTCCTGCCCGTGCCCCTCGGCCCACCCGTCGGCACGCTCCCGGCCCTCATCGCGCCGGCTCGTTCGCACCAACCGTACTCCACGCCCCGTCGTGAGGCTCACCGCCTCCGCCGGGGCGTCGTCACTTCGGCCACAGGTGGCGGCGCAGGTCGCGGCGAAACAGGCCATGCGCCGCGCCGCCCTGCGCGACTGTGGGCAACGCTGCGTGTATTGTGCGGCGCGGCTCGATCATCGCACGGCTACGCTCGATCACGTCGTGCCGTTGGCGCGCGGCGGGGCGCACGACCCGGGCAACCTGGTCACGGCCTGCGGTCCGTGTAATCGGCTCAAGTGCGACATGCTCCCGTTCGATTTCTTCGCACGTCACCCGTGGGCAGGATCGAATTTCGTGCGCTACGC
This region of Gemmatimonas groenlandica genomic DNA includes:
- a CDS encoding SLBB domain-containing protein, coding for MSRSRVLLVLAASIMAGADVEPVHAQSLPANIPTPAQAQDLVQNRPELVAQLRQRIQASGLSADQLRARLRAAGYPESLLEQVMGGATPGASSPPSDSLINAVRALGIVDSTDAAALRRILLGGTRTGAAVAAGTVAPIPSSSERPNGDAARLGTSYAPDGTTLFGYALFSQPTTVFDANAGGPVDASYKLGAGDQLVLILSGDVEAAYTLDVTREGFIVIPVVGTVPVANLTLGDLDVLLRSRLQRVYSGIGSSTRFSVSVARLRSNQVFVVGDVQQPGSYRISSAGTALTALYAAGGPSERGSLRQVEIRRRGKPSQRFDVYEYLLRGDASGDVRLENGDVLFVPTHGARVRVSGGVLRPATYELRANESLDDLVATAGGFTDDASRRRIRIQRIVPPTQRTAEGSDRIVLDVSLPDAAKGASAVRIPIEAGDVVEVPRVSNRVRGRITITGNVWQPGSQGIDKASTLNDAIRQAGGLKSDTYLGRVIISRLRADSTREQIRATLRTDGTTTTPMSLQEDDEISVFSLTEFRAPRYVALSGAVRNPGQYPYRDGMTMRDLLLQAGGLLPSASLKDAEIARLPETRLQGQLAITFRVPLDSSYVLDSPAAATPNGETRLAPYDNVLVLRQPDWQMQSTVTLTGEVQFPGRYALTSKTERLSDVIARAGGLTASAYSAGVAFFRGENAVGRVGVDLPSVLQNPKDRDNLLLIDGDSVHVPRYNALVLISGAVNSAVALPYEPGAPLSSYIRAAGGTTRNADVKRAYVVQANGKVETNHRYFVVIATHPKPRPGSRIIVPSRDPSDKRDVMQFLGTMTQVIGSLVTLAVVLSRTN
- a CDS encoding polysaccharide biosynthesis protein, producing MTSSSASPTTAQLPLAGSPAEGRKAPWLTHNQLFVLDVVMLTAVWGIAWSLRFEGLEWLSSSWREAASYHLMLAVPMWLGIMAAFRLYRRAWGMASVEELKAMMAAVFVAAIANVTLGVFLLPVLGLSPTRLPLSVISSHTMWSIVALTLPRFLARVWISHRRQRRDRTIQAPVLILGAGPSGRLTAREMLEHPAMGLRPIGYLDDDATKHNMQVGGLAVLGPVSELEERIRAYGVRHVIITMSSAPGAKIREIVRVCTAAGVEIRTMPQIGEIISGRIGVNQLRPVEIQDLLRRAPVQTDLGSVRRIVEGQTVLVTGAGGSIGSELCRQIARNAPAHLLLLGHGENSIFDIQQELRSSYPSVPLTCLITDIRDETRLDAIFSQFRPNTVFHAAAHKHVPLMEDNLAEAITNNVKGTRTLIDAAVRHDTPQFVLISSDKAVNPSSIMGATKRIAELLVQRAAVSTGRNYVSVRFGNVLGSRGSVVPTFLRQIRAGGPITITHPDMQRYFMTIPEAVQLVLQAAVLGKGGEVFVLDMGEPIKIVDLASDLIRLSGLRVGDDVEIHFTGLRPGEKLFEELSRDDESLQPTSHHTILCSRLGIPPAGVHAHVDALVQSAMRRDDDTVLRQRIAELVPEYIALGTTHPVARELTLVA
- a CDS encoding alpha-ketoacid dehydrogenase subunit alpha/beta, which gives rise to MATSTRPSRPRKGAAAEPALTREQMVNAYRVMYTSRRLDDKEIQLKRQNKIFFQISGAGHEAVLTAAGMVLRPSYDWFYLYYRDRALCLQLGMTPAEMLYSAVGAAIDPNSGGRQMPSHWGQKDLNIVSVSSPTGTQFLQAVGNAESTLRASQGQLTDGFPGDDVTLVTTGDGTTSEGEFWESLNTACNLKLPVVYLVEDNGYAISVPVEVNTAGGSISKLVASFPNMYIEEVDGCDFLASYAALERAVTYARERKGPAFVHAKVIRPYSHSLSDDEVFYRPQDERDADAARDPLTTFPLFLLAEGLATEEELKAMRDTVDAEILAATDDALEQPQPGADTVTFGVYSPDVDPTAEQFDTEDDPQFTGEPTTMVDLLNACMRDEMARDERILVFGEDVADVSREQHLGKVKGKGGVFKVTHGLQTKFGGGRVYNSPLAEANIIGRAIGLAHRGYKPVVEIQFFDYIWPAFMQIRDELATMRWRSNNAFSAPVVIRTTYGGYIRGGIYHSQTGASLFTHNPGLRVVCPSNALDANGLLRTAIRSEDPVLFLEHKHLYRQTYNKGRYPGPNFMIPFGKANVLREGTDVTLVTYGATVQRALVAANQIAEEGGPSVEVIDLRTLSPWDQETVFNSVKKTSRVIVATEDSLSWGYGAEIAAKIADECFAWLDAPVKRIASADAFVGYAPSLEDATLPQVETFRKAYLDIVAF
- a CDS encoding HIT family protein, which produces MTPSSGHCIFCDLIRGAAEVSICYEDSVAIAFLDIQPVNPGHVLVVPREHYEVLQDIPKDVGAHLYQVAAKLIPRVQTASGATDMNIVVNSGAAAGQNVMHYHIHLIPRREGDGFDVPLPFPGSQMPNRQQLDGMAARIGSMLRDPLTNSGMKR
- a CDS encoding HNH endonuclease, whose product is MRLTASAGASSLRPQVAAQVAAKQAMRRAALRDCGQRCVYCAARLDHRTATLDHVVPLARGGAHDPGNLVTACGPCNRLKCDMLPFDFFARHPWAGSNFVRYARSVHRALKRGARRAVSLAFARADLMAA